The following are encoded in a window of Rosa chinensis cultivar Old Blush chromosome 4, RchiOBHm-V2, whole genome shotgun sequence genomic DNA:
- the LOC121052522 gene encoding importin subunit beta-3-like isoform X1: protein MDVYKSGILFLRKLSTALGEKRILPICFELFLGHMEATEWKKRHAGISLLAVIAEECSDEMVMRKDCLDQVTAIILKSFKDPHPRVCWAAFNFMQQPTNLVQAMQILYHLKIVYALDAALDQHRNPTVKEQVVSALQYLLKNVPSDSIRMHKDLDTILWKLQKEPQKTNQNASALRNMQL, encoded by the exons ATGGATGTATACAAATCTGGAATTTTGTTCCTGAGAAAACTTTCAACGGCCTTAGGTGAAAAAAGAATACTTCctatatgttttgaattgttCTTAGGGCACATGGAGGCTACCGAGTGGAAGAAACGTCATGCAGGGATTTCTTTGCTAGCAGTGATTGCCGAAGAGTGCTCAGATGAAATG GTTATGAGGAAAGACTGTTTGGACCAAGTTACTGCCATTATTTTGAAGTCATTCAAAGATCCTCATCCTCGAGTTTGTTGGGCAGCTTTTAATTTTATGCAACAGCCTACAAATCTGGTCCAGGCAATGCAAATACTCTATCATTTGAAGATTGTCTATGCACTGGACGCTGCACTTGACCAACACCGGAACCCAACAGTCAAG GAACAAGTTGTCTCAGCTTTACAATACTTGTTAAAGAATGTTCCTTCAGATAGCATACGAATGCACAAAGACTTGGATACTATATTGTGGAAGTTGCAGAAAGAACCACAG AAAACCAATCAGAATGCGTCAGCTTTAAG GAATATGCAGCTATAA
- the LOC121052522 gene encoding importin subunit beta-3-like isoform X2 translates to MDVYKSGILFLRKLSTALGEKRILPICFELFLGHMEATEWKKRHAGISLLAVIAEECSDEMVMRKDCLDQVTAIILKSFKDPHPRVCWAAFNFMQQPTNLVQAMQILYHLKIVYALDAALDQHRNPTVKEQVVSALQYLLKNVPSDSIRMHKDLDTILWKLQKEPQGF, encoded by the exons ATGGATGTATACAAATCTGGAATTTTGTTCCTGAGAAAACTTTCAACGGCCTTAGGTGAAAAAAGAATACTTCctatatgttttgaattgttCTTAGGGCACATGGAGGCTACCGAGTGGAAGAAACGTCATGCAGGGATTTCTTTGCTAGCAGTGATTGCCGAAGAGTGCTCAGATGAAATG GTTATGAGGAAAGACTGTTTGGACCAAGTTACTGCCATTATTTTGAAGTCATTCAAAGATCCTCATCCTCGAGTTTGTTGGGCAGCTTTTAATTTTATGCAACAGCCTACAAATCTGGTCCAGGCAATGCAAATACTCTATCATTTGAAGATTGTCTATGCACTGGACGCTGCACTTGACCAACACCGGAACCCAACAGTCAAG GAACAAGTTGTCTCAGCTTTACAATACTTGTTAAAGAATGTTCCTTCAGATAGCATACGAATGCACAAAGACTTGGATACTATATTGTGGAAGTTGCAGAAAGAACCACAG GGGTTTTAA
- the LOC112197168 gene encoding uncharacterized protein LOC112197168, producing MESEFPQELQTQAYGILSSNDVEPLETLFSHVFGSQEPQRCSPVSDTRSRSALVLRYLKICDLWPNLSLIAQNYMKSHFLVCLQEEVSMPTLRLLCGIVSEMGSEISKAGNEWPELMEFLLNSIQSDYEKLQQCALWVLAYLPKGFRPVVCEALVPSLEPLHSAILQALSSSNADIQVTAFGAVVSLIGLFTSSKGRNWFNDLLRAMMVGLFNLLSHLKEEYARGAVNELIMLVMDEPQMLKPYLNHLVLDMLNVLECKKVTDETKLFVDKFLLAMAEATDLAPMMRELPHETMVRL from the exons ATGGAGTCGGAGTTTCCTCAGGAATTGCAAACACAAGCCTACGGAATTCTGAGCTCCAACGATGTTGAGCCATTGGAAACACTCTTTTCTCACGTGTTTGGCTCCCAAGAACCCCAAAG ATGTAGCCCTGTCTCTGACACTAGGTCCAGGTCTGCGCTTGTGCTTCGttatctcaaaatctgtgacctTTGGCCTAACTTGTCTCTAATTGCTCAAAATTACATGAAATCCCACTTCCTTGTTTGTCTTCAAGAGGAAGTTTCAATGCCCACTTTGAGACTACTTTGTGGCATTGTGTCTGAAATGGGCTCTGAGATTTCCAAGGCTGGCAATGAGTGGCCAGAGCTGATGGAGTTTCTGTTGAACTCTATTCAATCGGATTATGAAAAGTTGCAACAATGTGCATTATGGGTGTTGGCTTATTTGCCAAAAGGGTTCCGTCCGGTTGTTTGTGAAGCTTTGGTTCCTAGCCTTGAACCTTTACACTCGGCAATATTACAAGCCTTGAGTTCCTCCAATGCTGATATTCAGGTTACTGCATTTGGTGCTGTGGTTAGTTTGATAGGTTTGTTTACGAGTTCAAAGGGGCGGAACTGGTTTAATGACCTTTTGAGAGCAATGATGGTGGGACTGTTTAACTTGTTGAGTCACTTGAAAGAAGAATATGCTCGTGGGGCTGTCAATGAGTTAATAATGCTGGTCATGGATGAGCCTCAGATGTTGAAGCCATACCTTAACCATCTAGTACTTGACATGCTTAATGTGCTAGAGTGTAAAAAAGTGACAGATGAAACGAAACTGTTTGTTGACAAGTTCTTGCTCGCAATGGCAGAAGCCACGGATTTGGCACCTATGATGAGAGAGCTACCTCATGAAACAATGGTTAGGCTATAA
- the LOC112200371 gene encoding uncharacterized protein LOC112200371, whose product MVLASAGTKWRQFKTDLTNKHVLPYLGKRKKLRKPPKGYEFVGLLPWREFVKQRSTEQWLKLHHEQSQRVKKRKYHHKLSRKGYIGLEEELRETWPEGKVIDHAVLWKKARVPKNGKIDEEVTPIASKIDELLEKKSKGELDISRSDDVLTQALETPEHPGRVRGVGGFVNLTTYFNLPKQRRVTITKAELLARDRERDRELQETKKLLYEQQAKTEELFNKRLAELEARFSEKTPYAPPMNVAVFENNLLTQISDKGSFHDAAKKNSFDLNDNVKVNVDDCKIIPPPTDMGNTCELAVDTISNIVAFGTVFDDEDMTMTIHGVPLKEGCLKVSVDGDIQGDARLPFPVLGEMELVREAIGSHVAWPEELVIRKHPSKNNNKKKCPIVKSLFDKAELHPFVPKRCKLLYKHAKTIMEETNESISTVLDDEVIDVPKELYILTENVTNLLEMKWIGQGVIAAYMAHLHEIISQRDELDTFAFIDLAATYKCERPGFHPYLVDRLKEGKTDRIFFMPYNPGEHWILTIIWEDEIYMLDPLPKPVHYQSWENIVINAVKAFNAETGRVNKVPKVKFLPGVPKQPGGVECGYYVMRYMKDIINDDTLSFSTKWASKSRNSYTQEQLDEVRIEAADYLQTLL is encoded by the exons ATGGTGTTGGCATCTGCTGGGACTAAATGGAGACAGTTTAAGACTGACTTAACAAATAAACATGTGCTGCCTTACTTGGGAAAGAGGAAGAAATTGAGAAAGCCTCCGAAGGGGTATGAATTCGTTGGGTTATTGCCATGGAGAGAATTTGTAAAACAGAGGAGTACAGAACAATGGCTG AAACTTCATCATGAACAAAGTCAGCGagtgaagaagagaaaatatcaTCACAAATTATCAAGAAAGGGTTATATTGGACTAGAGGAGGAATTG AGAGAGACTTGGCCTGAAGGAAAGGTAATTGATCATGCAGTGTTATGGAAGAAAGCTCGTGTACCTAAAAATGGGAAGATAGATGAGGAGGTGACACCAATAGCatcaaaaatt GATGAATTGCTAGAGAAGAAGAGTAAGGGTGAGCTAGACATTTCAAGAAGTGATGATGTATTGACTCAGGCACTAGAAACTCCTGAACACCCGGGTAGGGTGAGGGGTGTTGGAGGTTTTGTCAATCTAACCACATACTTTAATCTTCCGAAGCAGAGAAGGGTCACAATTACTAAAGCAGAATTATTGGCCCGTGATAGAGAACGAGATAGGGAGTTGCAAGAGACAAAGAAATTGCTTTATGAACAACAAGCAAAGACAGAAGAGCTCTTTAATAAAAGGCTTGCTGAATTAGAAGCACGTTTCTCAGAAAAGACACCCTATGCACCTCCTATGAATGTTGCTGTTTTTGAAAACAATCTGCTGACACAAATATCAGATAAAGGCAGTTTCCATGATGCAGCAAAAAAGAACTCATTTGATCTTAATGATAATGTGAAAGTAAATGTGGACGACTGCAAGATTATTCCTCCCCCTACTGATATG GGTAACACATGTGAGTTAGCAGTGGATACCATCAGCAACATAGTTGCTTTTGGTACCGTATTCGATGACGAGGATATGACAATGACAATACATGGAGTTCCATTGAAGGAGGGATGTCTTAAGGTATCGGTGGATGGTGATATTCAAGGTGACGCACGACTTCCTTTTCCTGTATTAGGTGAGATGGAATTGGTTCGTGAAGCTATTGGAAGTCACGTAGCTTGGCCTGAGGAGCTTGTTATTCGGAAACATCCATCAAAG aacaacaacaagaagaagtGTCCTATTGTGAAATCATTGTTCGATAAAGCTGAGCTACACCCTTTTGTGCCCAAGCGCTGCAAGTTATTGTACAAACATGCCAAAACTATAATGGAAGAGACTAATGAGTCAATAAGCACAGTGTTGGATGATGAAGTCATTGACGTGCCAAAAGAACTCTACATCTTAACTGAGAATGTGACTAATCTCTTAGAAATGAAGTGGATTGGCCAAGGAGTGATAGCAGCATACATGGC GCACCTACATGAAATTATTAGTCAAAGGGATGAGTTGGATACATTCGCTTTTATTGATCTAGCAGCCACATATAAATGTGAAAGACCAGGATTTCATCCATACTTGGTGGACCGGTTGAAAGAGGGGAAGACTGACCGTATATTTTTTATGCCATATAACCCGGG GGAACATTGGATATTGACAATTATTTGGGAGGATGAAATCTACATGTTGGACCCTTTGCCTAAACCAGTCCATTACCAATCATGGGAGAACATAGTGATAAA TGCGGTTAAAGCTTTCAACGCTGAAACGGGTAGGGTTAACAAAGTGCCCAAGGTGAAATTTCTTCCG GGCGTACCTAAGCAACCGGGTGGAGTTGAGTGTGGCTATTATGTGATGCGATATATGAAAGATATTATAAATGATGACACTCTTTCATTTTCAACCAAG TGGGCGTCAAAGAGTCGGAACTCATATACCCAAGAGCAACTTGATGAGGTGCGCATTGAAGCGGCTGACTACTTGCAGACTTTGCTATAG